One genomic region from Rosa rugosa chromosome 1, drRosRugo1.1, whole genome shotgun sequence encodes:
- the LOC133726396 gene encoding uncharacterized protein LOC133726396 isoform X1, producing the protein MVVRNLEGAAKVVEVLEEGIRNIITDAQDTDERRVEQVFENVDEGESDIPWEDLVIGERIGLGNFSFSFSRVVVLEFFFYFDSGIVGICCKWSINTNYIWKSQSLIYQRGLINASGDVGQFIEGWTLYEILKYVPEHNWIVYEQALQANPVLAKMVISQVAIQVHNRSGLAQGPG; encoded by the exons ATGGTGGTGCGAAATCTGGAAGGAGCAGCGAAGGTGGTAGAGGTCCTAGAGGAGGGCATAAGAA ATATTATAACTGATGCTCAGGACACTGATGAAAGAAG GGTTGAGCAAGTATTTGAGAATGTTGATGAAGGTGAAAGTGATATTCCTTGGGAAGACCTGGTTATTGGAGAAAGAATTGGACTaggtaatttttctttttcattttctcgaGTGGTGGTTTTagagtttttcttttatttcgattcaGGGATTGTAGGAATTTGCTGCAAGTGGTCAATAAATACCAACTACATTTGGAAGTCACAATCGTTAATTTACCAGAGGGGTTTGATAAATGCTTCTGGAGATGTTGGCCAATTCATTGAG GGATGGACCCTTTACGAGATACTGAAGTATGTACCTGAACATAATTGGATTGTCTATGAACAAGCTCTCCAAGCAAACCCTGTTTTAGCCAAAATGGTGATAAGCCAG GTCGCAATCCAAGTTCACAACAG ATCTGGTTTGGCCCAGGGCCCTGGCTGA
- the LOC133726396 gene encoding uncharacterized protein LOC133726396 isoform X4 encodes MVVRNLEGAAKVVEVLEEGIRNIITDAQDTDERSYSSCCILFKSFVAIWKPVCVFNIIPDQFQTEGIVGICCKWSINTNYIWKSQSLIYQRGLINASGDVGQFIEGWTLYEILKYVPEHNWIVYEQALQANPVLAKMVISQVAIQVHNRSGLAQGPG; translated from the exons ATGGTGGTGCGAAATCTGGAAGGAGCAGCGAAGGTGGTAGAGGTCCTAGAGGAGGGCATAAGAA ATATTATAACTGATGCTCAGGACACTGATGAAAGAAG CTATTCAAGCTGCTGCATTCTTTTTAAAAGCTTTGTTGCAATTTGGAAGCCTGTTTGCGTTTTCAATATAATTCCTGACCAATTCCAAACTGAAG GGATTGTAGGAATTTGCTGCAAGTGGTCAATAAATACCAACTACATTTGGAAGTCACAATCGTTAATTTACCAGAGGGGTTTGATAAATGCTTCTGGAGATGTTGGCCAATTCATTGAG GGATGGACCCTTTACGAGATACTGAAGTATGTACCTGAACATAATTGGATTGTCTATGAACAAGCTCTCCAAGCAAACCCTGTTTTAGCCAAAATGGTGATAAGCCAG GTCGCAATCCAAGTTCACAACAG ATCTGGTTTGGCCCAGGGCCCTGGCTGA
- the LOC133726396 gene encoding uncharacterized protein LOC133726396 isoform X3, producing MVVRNLEGAAKVVEVLEEGIRNIITDAQDTDERRVEQVFENVDEGESDIPWEDLVIGERIGLGNFSFSFSRVVVLEFFFYFDSGIVGICCKWSINTNYIWKSQSLIYQRGLINASGDVGQFIEGWTLYEILKYVPEHNWIVYEQALQANPVLAKMVISQGRVWK from the exons ATGGTGGTGCGAAATCTGGAAGGAGCAGCGAAGGTGGTAGAGGTCCTAGAGGAGGGCATAAGAA ATATTATAACTGATGCTCAGGACACTGATGAAAGAAG GGTTGAGCAAGTATTTGAGAATGTTGATGAAGGTGAAAGTGATATTCCTTGGGAAGACCTGGTTATTGGAGAAAGAATTGGACTaggtaatttttctttttcattttctcgaGTGGTGGTTTTagagtttttcttttatttcgattcaGGGATTGTAGGAATTTGCTGCAAGTGGTCAATAAATACCAACTACATTTGGAAGTCACAATCGTTAATTTACCAGAGGGGTTTGATAAATGCTTCTGGAGATGTTGGCCAATTCATTGAG GGATGGACCCTTTACGAGATACTGAAGTATGTACCTGAACATAATTGGATTGTCTATGAACAAGCTCTCCAAGCAAACCCTGTTTTAGCCAAAATGGTGATAAGCCAG GGTCGTGTTTGGAAATGA
- the LOC133726396 gene encoding uncharacterized protein LOC133726396 isoform X2 produces MVVRNLEGAAKVVEVLEEGIRNIITDAQDTDERRVEQVFENVDEGESDIPWEDLVIGERIGLGNFSFSFSRVVVLEFFFYFDSGIVGICCKWSINTNYIWKSQSLIYQRGLINASGDVGQFIEGWTLYEILKYVPEHNWIVYEQALQANPVLAKMVISQVAIQVHNRNVVLVLP; encoded by the exons ATGGTGGTGCGAAATCTGGAAGGAGCAGCGAAGGTGGTAGAGGTCCTAGAGGAGGGCATAAGAA ATATTATAACTGATGCTCAGGACACTGATGAAAGAAG GGTTGAGCAAGTATTTGAGAATGTTGATGAAGGTGAAAGTGATATTCCTTGGGAAGACCTGGTTATTGGAGAAAGAATTGGACTaggtaatttttctttttcattttctcgaGTGGTGGTTTTagagtttttcttttatttcgattcaGGGATTGTAGGAATTTGCTGCAAGTGGTCAATAAATACCAACTACATTTGGAAGTCACAATCGTTAATTTACCAGAGGGGTTTGATAAATGCTTCTGGAGATGTTGGCCAATTCATTGAG GGATGGACCCTTTACGAGATACTGAAGTATGTACCTGAACATAATTGGATTGTCTATGAACAAGCTCTCCAAGCAAACCCTGTTTTAGCCAAAATGGTGATAAGCCAG GTCGCAATCCAAGTTCACAACAG GAATGTGGTCCTCGTTTTACCTTAA